One genomic segment of Sphingobacteriales bacterium includes these proteins:
- a CDS encoding T9SS type A sorting domain-containing protein translates to MKTYFFYAILLVTLCSKAVSQPLFKVDLNLGTDWDDYDAVVNQSIPFSFVLPGFDTYYWDFGNGQTSTLQNPTINYTELDIYTLSLTVTKADSFRIIDKLTLLKTSTLWSDCITDGSPDYYLNLFNTAKILQLKIPDKANDNCPVDFYVNGYLTADSVIVKALERDDALFCPQDDNLGQILIPANTISGVFEDNNGDSLKISLATKMVTTATFKVEIKVGKPKLTATVIVTDASCYSCTDGSASVNVSGGTEPYSYKWSNGDTTQTINYLAVGNYGVTITDADSSMLFKIAKVSYTTSINEATSEDASAQTLEVFPTISTGQFTVTIPEKFINSQQNTFLQVYNLQGVKVFSSPVSHSIEPINLYHLPNSVYIVQVYSQGKTYDTAKITVAK, encoded by the coding sequence ATGAAAACTTATTTTTTTTACGCTATTTTGTTAGTAACACTTTGTTCAAAAGCAGTATCGCAGCCTTTATTTAAAGTTGACCTAAACTTAGGCACAGATTGGGATGATTACGATGCTGTTGTTAATCAATCCATCCCGTTTTCCTTTGTTTTACCGGGCTTCGATACCTATTATTGGGATTTTGGCAATGGGCAAACCTCGACGCTACAAAACCCAACTATAAACTACACCGAACTTGACATATACACCTTAAGTTTAACGGTAACCAAGGCAGACAGTTTTAGAATTATTGACAAACTTACCTTATTAAAAACAAGTACATTGTGGAGTGATTGTATTACTGACGGTAGTCCCGACTATTATTTGAACTTGTTTAACACAGCCAAGATACTTCAATTAAAAATACCCGACAAAGCAAATGATAATTGCCCAGTTGATTTTTATGTTAATGGCTACCTGACCGCCGACAGCGTTATTGTAAAGGCTTTAGAGCGGGACGATGCTTTGTTTTGCCCCCAAGATGACAATTTAGGCCAAATTCTTATTCCGGCAAATACAATATCGGGCGTTTTTGAAGATAACAATGGCGACAGCTTAAAAATTAGCCTCGCCACAAAAATGGTAACTACGGCAACCTTTAAAGTAGAAATCAAAGTTGGAAAACCAAAATTAACTGCTACGGTTATTGTTACGGATGCGAGTTGTTATAGCTGCACCGACGGCAGTGCTTCGGTAAATGTTTCGGGTGGAACTGAACCCTATTCCTACAAATGGAGCAACGGTGATACCACTCAAACTATTAACTATTTAGCTGTAGGTAATTATGGTGTAACAATTACTGATGCCGACAGTAGTATGTTATTTAAGATAGCAAAAGTTTCATATACTACAAGTATAAATGAGGCTACGTCCGAGGATGCTTCAGCGCAAACCTTAGAAGTTTTCCCAACCATTAGTACCGGGCAGTTTACGGTAACAATTCCGGAAAAATTCATTAACAGCCAACAAAATACCTTCTTACAAGTGTATAATTTACAAGGCGTTAAGGTTTTTTCAAGCCCTGTTTCTCATTCAATTGAACCTATAAACCTTTATCATTTGCCAAACAGTGTGTACATAGTACAAGTCTATAGCCAAGGCAAAACTTATGATACGGCAAAGATAACAGTGGCAAAATAA